The window CGATGGAGGCTGGTTTgatcgagaagaagaagaaaaagaagagagataaCGTTGAGTCTGTGCGTAAAAttatcaagaagaagagatataGGACGACGATTCGCCATCGCGAACCCTCAGTCCCAGTGGTGCTTCAGAAGCTCTTCAATTCCTGCAGAGATGTGTTCAAAGGCCCTGGCACAGTTCCTCCTCCTCAAGACGTGCAGAATCTGCGTCAGATACTCGGTGAGTCATCATCTCTCAATTTCACTGTTCTCTATTCTGATGAATCTGAGTCTGAATCCGAATCCTTCCGCGttaatttttgtcattttttgagtttttttgaaaatattttcaagCTTTGATTAGGTTGGAGATTGGAGAaggcttcttctccattcttgtTTGTTAGTTGAAGTTGCGGTCTAAGCTTGTCCATGTTGTTATATTGCTTCTCTATTCTCACTTGGTATGAGGATTTGATCCATCCATTATTATATACATTTTATTAATAATACTTTCGTGATCGCTTTCTCGATCGTACGTAACCCTGTCTTTCATCACAGTACGTTGAAGTCGGTGAATGGGAAGAAATTAAATGTGATATCACTGAAGTACCCTTCATAATTCCCTTTATTTACAGTATTGCCTTGTTGACATTTCTAGTGTTTAATATATAGTGTGCCTTTCAAAATGACCATATGGTGACGATTCAATGCACCTTGCGATTGGACCGTCACGTGTCTTTGTAGCACAATTTACTGCTGACCTTGCATGAAGCTGAGCTGAGCAAGAAGTAGAGagagcaatttggatcctctactgcccagctgcccggcaggatcgTACTGTACAGACACGATGCTGTGTGTAatgtccaccttacccctaTCCAAATTCCTTTCCTGAGTggaggtaaggcggtctttgcatgcaacaccgtgtctgggcagcacggtcttACCAGGCaactcggcaatagaggatttggattcaagagagagagagagtaaagagTCCTTGAACCAAAGCATCCATCTAACACTATCACAGGGATCCAGATCTCCTATGAcccagctgcccgtagcagcctgtgcgACGTGACAGGGCCTTGCGctcaatgaccgccttacccccacttgggcaaggtgatgggcagggggtaaggcggtcattgcgcacgTGGCCCAGTCTAgctacgggcagctgggccgtagACGATTTGTATAGCTATCACCAGCCCCAACTCTTACCTTTAGTGGTCATCTTGACTCCATGCATCATCAGTATTTAGCTTAACATGACGGATCACAAACATCTCTAGTCTCTACCCCCTTGTGGGCTACGAGTTCAGTTCCTTTGCACGTACCAATAGTTGTACTTACAtatgagagccaaccacctgtcttatttttgccatttacaaggggaagaggggtttttatgaaaacaaacttaaaatgtcattggctctgagatgtacgttcacctgttggtacgtgcagatgatccattctcatgGGCTACTTGGTTAACCAAAGTAGGCGCTGCCGTTGGTTGAATTTAGGCTTGTAAGAATCCCAAGTGTGCCTTTTGAACTGCATTGATGACCTCCATACCTTCCGATCAAATATCAAATTGTTTATTGCACACCATAGATGGCAATTTTCTCGTTAATCAATTAGAATTATATGTTTttatcacacaaaaaaaaaaatcatttttttttgagttgggGGGAGTAGGTTAAGTGGGTTGCAAGGTGTGGGCGGGGTGAAGCGGTCATTGCGCACGGCTCAGTCTGTGTGGCTCAAGCCGCTATGGGCaacgcgccgtagaagatctgaattcCATCCAATGGGTCCTAGCTTGTATAATCATCAATCTTTGATATATATCAAGTAATATATTGGAATTTCGTTATATAAGTATTAGTAAATATATAATTGATATATATGGTTGGTCTTTCTCATATTGCCAGATTGTTTGAAGCCAGAAGATGTTGGGTTAAGTAAGgatctccttttctttaagccTGATCAAAGTGTTATAAAAGGGACTCCAAGAGTGAAATATACAACCATATACAAGTGCACAAATTTCTCGGTAAGTAAAAGGAAATTCTCACTATCTTCTTGGTAATTAATTCTAATCACATtgattcaaaaatcaaaaccaattcaaATTCTTAATTTGattatttctccttttcttgcAGCTctgtattttctttcttccacGTACTACAGTTATCCCACTCCATAACCACCCAGGGATGACTGTCTTCAGCAAGCTTCTCTTAGGATCAATGCATATCAAAGCATATGATTGGGTTGA is drawn from Telopea speciosissima isolate NSW1024214 ecotype Mountain lineage chromosome 1, Tspe_v1, whole genome shotgun sequence and contains these coding sequences:
- the LOC122672412 gene encoding plant cysteine oxidase 1-like, whose product is MTMEAGLIEKKKKKKRDNVESVRKIIKKKRYRTTIRHREPSVPVVLQKLFNSCRDVFKGPGTVPPPQDVQNLRQILDCLKPEDVGLSKDLLFFKPDQSVIKGTPRVKYTTIYKCTNFSLCIFFLPRTTVIPLHNHPGMTVFSKLLLGSMHIKAYDWVDPVKFESYSMPSSNTRLARLKANTVFTAPCNTSVLYPTSGGNIHAFMAVTPCAVLDVLGPPYSKEDGRDCTYYRDMPYSSGSDCNVGESKEGEGSYGWLEEIDMPKDVKTMEGVEYLGPQIINNL